One window of Methylococcus sp. EFPC2 genomic DNA carries:
- a CDS encoding sensor histidine kinase has product MVQRTQNLLEANRKLRNEMVLRQRLEHEVIQISEYERKTIGQELHDSLGQHLTGIAFLGQALAERLSGQSPGESRAAQELARLVNEAIVMTRSLARGLWQTPFEAGDLHSALDQLAKDTARRYGVQCRFFGEHGADVSDDLVAINLFRIVQEAIGNAIRHGKATQIAIELSPWGEGSYRLSVRDNGCGIAIEQMDNSSGLGLHIMEYRANVIGAAVDVQRNCEGGTHVVVTEKYWS; this is encoded by the coding sequence GTGGTGCAGCGAACCCAGAACCTGCTGGAGGCCAACCGCAAGCTCCGCAACGAAATGGTCTTGCGCCAGCGCCTCGAACACGAAGTCATCCAGATCAGCGAATACGAGCGCAAAACCATAGGTCAGGAATTGCACGACAGTCTGGGCCAGCATCTGACCGGCATCGCCTTTCTCGGCCAGGCGCTGGCGGAACGGCTCAGCGGCCAGTCGCCCGGAGAAAGCCGCGCCGCCCAGGAGCTTGCGCGCCTGGTTAACGAGGCCATCGTGATGACCCGCTCGCTGGCCCGGGGATTATGGCAAACGCCCTTCGAGGCCGGTGATCTGCACAGTGCACTGGATCAATTGGCCAAGGACACCGCCCGCCGCTACGGAGTGCAATGCAGGTTTTTCGGGGAGCACGGCGCCGATGTCAGCGACGATCTGGTCGCCATCAATCTGTTTCGGATCGTTCAGGAAGCGATAGGCAACGCCATTCGCCATGGCAAGGCCACGCAGATAGCCATCGAGCTTTCGCCCTGGGGCGAGGGGAGCTACCGCTTATCCGTCCGGGACAACGGCTGCGGGATTGCGATCGAGCAGATGGACAACTCGTCGGGCCTCGGTTTACATATCATGGAGTACCGTGCGAACGTCATCGGCGCGGCCGTCGATGTGCAGCGAAATTGCGAGGGCGGCACCCACGTCGTGGTGACGGAAAAATACTGGAGCTAG
- a CDS encoding sulfonate ABC transporter substrate-binding protein, with translation MNHTFDLGDGIRGRSRLPAIYVAALLGLLLAPVCRAQAADGLPARPAEVRIGYQKYGTLILVKARGQLEQRLKALNVAVRWAEFSFGPPMLEALNAGHLDIAATGETPPVFALAARGSKLAYVGYEEPSPEGEAVLVRKDSDISRLEDLKGRKVAVSRGSNAHYLLIKALESAHLGWKDIQPVYLLPAEARAAFATGAVDAWAVWDFHLAAAQESLPARVLADGKGLVANHEIYTSSRDFADRYPELTRILLDEIGDVDTWVHGHPDEAAELLDRQLNVGKPALKRALSRRGYGLHPADAALASAQQAVADTLHGQGLLPRPIRVADAAPHGDGAK, from the coding sequence ATGAATCATACATTTGACCTTGGGGACGGTATCAGGGGCCGGAGCCGTTTGCCGGCCATTTATGTGGCGGCGCTGTTAGGCCTATTGCTTGCGCCGGTCTGCCGGGCGCAGGCGGCGGACGGGCTCCCCGCCAGACCCGCCGAGGTGCGCATCGGCTACCAGAAATACGGCACACTGATACTCGTGAAAGCCCGAGGCCAGTTGGAGCAGCGGCTCAAGGCGCTGAACGTCGCGGTGCGCTGGGCGGAATTCAGCTTCGGCCCGCCCATGCTGGAAGCCTTGAATGCCGGTCATCTGGACATCGCCGCCACGGGTGAAACCCCGCCGGTGTTCGCGCTGGCGGCGCGAGGTTCCAAACTGGCCTACGTGGGCTACGAAGAACCGTCGCCGGAAGGCGAGGCCGTGCTGGTGCGCAAGGATTCCGACATCAGCAGGCTGGAGGATCTCAAGGGCCGCAAAGTGGCCGTGTCGCGCGGATCGAATGCCCATTACCTGCTGATCAAGGCGCTGGAATCGGCACATCTGGGCTGGAAAGACATCCAGCCGGTCTACCTGTTGCCGGCGGAAGCGCGCGCCGCCTTCGCCACCGGTGCCGTGGACGCCTGGGCGGTGTGGGACTTCCATCTGGCCGCCGCGCAGGAAAGCCTGCCGGCGCGGGTGCTGGCCGACGGCAAGGGATTGGTGGCGAACCACGAGATCTACACCTCGTCGCGCGATTTCGCCGACCGTTATCCCGAGCTGACGCGCATCCTTCTGGATGAAATCGGCGACGTCGACACCTGGGTGCATGGCCATCCGGACGAAGCCGCCGAACTCCTCGACCGCCAGCTCAACGTGGGCAAGCCGGCTTTGAAGCGGGCCTTGTCGCGCCGCGGTTACGGCTTGCACCCGGCCGACGCCGCGCTGGCATCTGCGCAGCAGGCCGTCGCCGACACCCTGCACGGCCAGGGGCTGTTGCCCCGGCCGATACGGGTGGCCGATGCCGCACCGCATGGGGATGGCGCGAAGTGA
- a CDS encoding ATP-binding cassette domain-containing protein codes for MPDPSLAESVGSSVRLEGVVKRYAGCPVLKGLDVAIPAGQFVAVVGRSGCGKSTLLRLVAGLESADSGRIHIGDSATDPRGTCVLFQEARLLPWKRVLDNVGLGLEGNWREAAGLALQQVGLESRARDWPATLSGGQRQRVALARAVVRRPGLLLLDEPLGALDALTRIEMQRLLENLWLRRRCTVLLVTHDVAEAVALADRILMLKDGAIAHDLPIALSRPRRRGSAEFAALEEKVLDWVLDGG; via the coding sequence ATGCCCGATCCCAGCTTGGCGGAAAGCGTCGGCAGTTCGGTACGCCTGGAGGGCGTGGTCAAGCGCTACGCCGGCTGTCCCGTGTTGAAGGGTCTGGATGTCGCGATACCCGCCGGGCAGTTCGTCGCGGTGGTGGGTCGCAGCGGCTGCGGCAAGAGCACGCTGTTGCGTCTGGTCGCCGGACTGGAGTCGGCCGATTCCGGCCGCATCCACATCGGCGATAGCGCTACGGACCCACGCGGGACGTGCGTCCTGTTTCAGGAGGCGCGTTTGCTGCCGTGGAAGCGGGTCTTGGACAACGTCGGCTTGGGGCTGGAAGGAAACTGGCGGGAAGCCGCCGGCCTGGCCTTGCAGCAGGTCGGCCTGGAGTCGCGCGCGCGGGATTGGCCGGCGACGCTGTCGGGTGGCCAACGCCAGCGGGTCGCATTGGCGCGCGCCGTGGTGCGCCGGCCCGGCTTGCTGCTGCTGGACGAACCCTTGGGTGCGCTGGATGCCTTGACCCGTATCGAGATGCAGCGGCTGCTCGAAAACCTGTGGCTGCGGCGCCGCTGCACCGTCCTGCTCGTCACCCACGACGTGGCCGAAGCCGTGGCCTTGGCCGATCGCATCCTGATGCTGAAAGACGGCGCCATCGCGCACGATCTCCCGATAGCCTTATCCCGCCCGAGGCGGCGAGGTTCGGCGGAGTTCGCCGCGTTGGAAGAAAAAGTCCTGGACTGGGTATTGGATGGCGGCTAG
- a CDS encoding MASE1 domain-containing protein, with product MAADSRSPAMWACVTVAVLLVYFIAAKLGLMYSVVAGTVSLAWLPSGIALAALLKFGTAVWPGVTVGAFLANWDTGLSLPVVSGISLGNTLEAVTAAVLLERVVRLRYGLDSLKDVFSFLLVAAVAAGISALIGVGCLVMGGVIAPGDAPWTLLVWWMGDTTGAYIAGPLLLTWATSPPSRLSLPRVLEASTLVLTLLMAMWIVFGGRAFAGHGLYPAALAVFPLSIWAALRFGQRGATAVTLVSSLLMLLATTHRSGPFVVASATDSLFRWWVFSTPITVTGLLLGASHEERLHARNQLEV from the coding sequence ATGGCCGCAGACTCGCGCAGCCCCGCCATGTGGGCGTGCGTGACCGTGGCGGTCTTACTGGTCTATTTCATCGCCGCCAAGCTAGGTTTGATGTACTCCGTCGTGGCGGGCACCGTCAGTCTCGCCTGGCTGCCCAGCGGCATCGCGCTGGCGGCCCTGCTGAAATTCGGCACGGCGGTATGGCCGGGCGTTACCGTGGGTGCATTCCTGGCCAATTGGGACACCGGACTGTCTCTCCCCGTCGTATCGGGCATCAGCCTGGGAAATACCCTGGAGGCGGTGACGGCGGCGGTCTTGCTGGAGCGGGTAGTGCGCTTGCGGTACGGCTTGGACAGCCTCAAGGACGTTTTCAGCTTCCTCCTGGTTGCGGCCGTCGCAGCGGGTATCAGCGCGCTCATCGGCGTAGGCTGCCTGGTCATGGGTGGAGTCATAGCGCCGGGCGATGCCCCCTGGACCTTGCTGGTCTGGTGGATGGGCGACACGACGGGCGCCTATATCGCCGGTCCCTTGCTGCTGACATGGGCGACATCGCCCCCTTCCCGGTTATCGCTGCCGCGCGTCCTTGAAGCGTCCACTTTGGTACTGACCTTGCTGATGGCCATGTGGATCGTTTTCGGCGGCCGGGCGTTCGCCGGTCACGGTCTTTATCCGGCCGCGCTGGCCGTTTTTCCGCTGTCGATCTGGGCGGCCTTGCGTTTCGGGCAGCGCGGCGCCACCGCCGTTACCCTGGTGTCTTCCTTGCTGATGCTGCTGGCGACGACCCATCGCAGCGGGCCTTTCGTGGTGGCTTCGGCCACCGACAGCCTGTTCCGCTGGTGGGTGTTCTCGACGCCCATCACCGTCACGGGGCTCTTGCTGGGGGCGTCCCACGAGGAGCGCCTGCACGCTCGGAATCAACTGGAGGTCTAG
- a CDS encoding EthD family reductase, translating to MIKISILYPNNEGARFDFRYYVERHMPMSIDLLSVHPGYRGVSVEQGVGGAVPGAEPAYVAMCHFLFDALESFLAAYTPHAAVLQGDMPNYTDIVPLIQVNEVLIAR from the coding sequence ATGATAAAAATCAGCATTCTGTACCCGAACAATGAAGGCGCACGGTTCGATTTTCGCTATTACGTCGAAAGACACATGCCGATGTCCATCGACCTGTTGAGCGTGCACCCCGGCTACCGGGGCGTCAGCGTGGAGCAGGGAGTAGGCGGCGCCGTTCCGGGAGCGGAACCGGCCTATGTCGCGATGTGCCATTTCCTGTTCGACGCGCTCGAAAGTTTCCTGGCGGCTTACACGCCCCACGCGGCTGTGCTCCAGGGCGACATGCCCAACTACACGGACATCGTCCCGCTCATACAAGTCAACGAAGTGCTCATCGCCCGGTAG
- the nhaD gene encoding sodium:proton antiporter NhaD has protein sequence MAETASEAASKILDLTRHPVGFGAIGIFGVAYMLAMVEEVTDLRKSKPMVFAASAIWMLIAVVYAVNDFGEEVGHAFRSGLEGYAELFLFLMVSMAYLNAMEERGVFDTLRVWLLSKGFQYRSLFWITGILSFAMSSVLNNLTTALLMGTVLMAVGKENRRFVTVACVNVVVATNAGGSFSPFGDITTLLVWQKGVVPFADFFSLLVPSIVNFVLPAAVMHAFIPKAKPAASSDQPQMKRGAKFIIFLFVLTIVTAVCFENFLRLPPVAGMLAGLTYLKFFSFYLQKRSDRQEKAEASDEFGVLPPGGDQQSFDVFKNVAQLEWDTLLFFYGVMMSVAGLSFMGYLTLASNVLYGDISPTVANILIGIFSAFIDNGTIMFAVLTMHPDISQGQWLLVTLTAGVGGSLLAIGSAAGVGLMGQAKGVYTFSSHLKWMPVILLGYFGSIAAHFLINGRYF, from the coding sequence ATGGCCGAGACCGCTTCCGAAGCCGCTTCCAAAATTCTGGATCTTACGCGGCATCCCGTCGGCTTCGGCGCCATCGGCATCTTCGGCGTGGCCTACATGCTGGCCATGGTGGAAGAAGTCACGGACCTGAGGAAATCCAAGCCCATGGTGTTTGCCGCCAGTGCGATCTGGATGCTGATCGCCGTCGTCTATGCCGTCAACGATTTTGGCGAGGAGGTCGGACACGCGTTCCGCTCCGGCCTGGAAGGCTATGCCGAGCTGTTCCTGTTTCTGATGGTGTCCATGGCCTACCTCAACGCCATGGAGGAGCGCGGGGTGTTCGACACACTGAGGGTCTGGCTGCTCAGCAAGGGTTTCCAGTACCGCTCGCTGTTCTGGATCACCGGCATTCTCTCCTTCGCCATGTCTTCGGTGCTCAACAACCTGACCACGGCGCTGCTGATGGGCACGGTGCTGATGGCGGTCGGCAAGGAAAATCGGCGTTTCGTCACCGTCGCCTGCGTCAACGTGGTGGTCGCCACTAACGCCGGCGGTTCGTTCAGCCCCTTCGGCGACATCACCACGCTGCTGGTCTGGCAGAAAGGCGTGGTGCCGTTCGCCGATTTCTTCTCGCTGCTGGTCCCCTCCATCGTCAATTTCGTGCTGCCCGCGGCGGTCATGCACGCCTTCATCCCCAAGGCCAAGCCCGCCGCCTCCAGCGACCAGCCGCAGATGAAGCGGGGCGCCAAGTTCATCATCTTCCTGTTCGTGCTCACCATCGTCACCGCGGTGTGTTTCGAAAACTTCCTCAGGCTGCCGCCCGTCGCGGGCATGCTCGCCGGCCTGACCTATCTGAAGTTTTTCAGTTTTTACCTGCAAAAGCGGTCCGATCGGCAGGAGAAGGCCGAGGCGAGTGACGAATTCGGCGTATTGCCTCCCGGCGGCGATCAGCAGAGCTTCGATGTATTCAAGAACGTGGCCCAGTTGGAGTGGGATACCCTGCTGTTTTTCTACGGGGTGATGATGAGCGTCGCCGGCCTGAGTTTCATGGGGTATCTGACCTTGGCATCCAATGTGCTTTACGGCGACATCAGCCCGACCGTGGCCAACATCCTCATCGGCATCTTCTCGGCCTTCATCGACAACGGAACCATCATGTTTGCCGTCCTCACCATGCACCCGGACATTTCCCAGGGGCAGTGGCTGCTGGTCACCCTGACTGCCGGCGTCGGCGGCAGCCTGCTGGCGATCGGCTCGGCCGCCGGGGTGGGGCTGATGGGCCAGGCCAAGGGCGTCTATACCTTCAGCAGCCACCTGAAATGGATGCCGGTGATCCTGCTCGGCTACTTCGGCAGCATCGCCGCGCACTTTCTCATCAATGGCCGGTATTTCTAA
- the ssuC gene encoding aliphatic sulfonate ABC transporter permease SsuC: protein MSGRVAFLTPWLLPLALLIVWETSARLGWLDGQILPSPEEVITALFGLLRSGELAQHVAVSAARALSGFVVGGSLGFALGLCNGWMSWAERLLDTSLQMLRNIPHLALLPLLILWFGIGEETKILLVVLGVFFPVYVNTLMGLKTVDPQLVEMARSYGLSGYGLFRDVLFPGALPSILVGVRYALGIMWITLIVAETVASSSGIGYLAMNAREFMQTDVVVLSILIYALLGKLADWAAHGLERRLLAWHPAYRR from the coding sequence ATGAGCGGCCGCGTCGCTTTCCTGACGCCCTGGTTGCTGCCGCTCGCGCTGCTGATCGTTTGGGAAACCAGCGCGCGCCTCGGCTGGCTGGACGGCCAGATACTCCCGTCGCCGGAGGAGGTAATCACCGCCTTGTTCGGCCTGCTGCGTTCCGGCGAACTGGCCCAGCATGTCGCCGTCAGTGCGGCCCGCGCCTTGAGCGGTTTCGTCGTCGGCGGCAGCCTGGGCTTCGCGCTGGGTTTGTGCAACGGCTGGATGTCATGGGCCGAGCGCTTGCTGGATACTTCCCTGCAAATGCTGCGCAACATTCCCCATCTCGCCCTGCTGCCGCTGCTCATCCTGTGGTTCGGCATCGGCGAGGAGACCAAGATACTGCTGGTGGTGCTGGGCGTGTTCTTCCCGGTTTACGTCAACACCCTGATGGGTCTGAAAACCGTGGATCCGCAATTGGTGGAGATGGCGCGCAGCTACGGCCTGAGCGGGTACGGGCTGTTCCGCGATGTATTGTTCCCCGGCGCGCTGCCTTCCATCCTGGTCGGCGTTCGCTATGCGCTGGGGATCATGTGGATCACCCTGATCGTCGCCGAAACCGTCGCCAGCAGTTCCGGCATCGGCTATCTCGCCATGAACGCACGGGAATTCATGCAGACCGATGTGGTGGTCTTGTCCATCCTCATCTACGCCCTGTTGGGCAAGCTGGCGGACTGGGCCGCGCATGGCCTGGAACGGCGCTTGCTGGCCTGGCATCCGGCTTATCGCCGCTGA
- the ssuD gene encoding FMNH2-dependent alkanesulfonate monooxygenase: MNLFWFLPTHGDGRYLGTPQGARAVDYTYLRQVAQAADSLGYGGVLIPTGVTCEDPWVVASALIPVTENLRFLVAVRPGLTTPTVAARMAATLDRLSGGRLLINVVAGGNPAELAGDGLFLEHDQRYELTAEFLTIWKDLMAGADVSFAGRYLRVESAKLAFPPAQTPHPPLYFGGSSPAAHAVAAEHVDHYLSWGEPVADVARKIADLRIRAERFGRVLRYGLRIHVIVRETEREAWDAAEALIRHVGDEAIAAALRAYAQSDSEGQRRMTQLHGGSRDRLEVAPNLWAGVGLVRGGAGTALVGDPQTVAARLQEYADLGIDTFVLSGYPHLEEAYRVAELLFPLLPVSRTAGQTAAEPVFHLSPVGDTGKVELKAKTG; this comes from the coding sequence GTGAATTTGTTCTGGTTCTTGCCCACCCACGGCGACGGCCGCTATCTCGGCACGCCGCAAGGCGCCCGCGCTGTCGATTACACCTATCTGCGCCAGGTGGCGCAGGCCGCCGACAGCCTGGGTTACGGCGGCGTGCTGATCCCGACCGGGGTGACCTGCGAAGACCCCTGGGTCGTGGCCTCCGCCCTCATCCCGGTCACCGAAAACCTGCGCTTTCTGGTCGCGGTGCGGCCGGGACTGACGACGCCCACCGTCGCGGCGCGCATGGCCGCCACCCTGGACCGCCTGTCCGGCGGACGCTTGCTCATCAACGTGGTGGCCGGCGGCAATCCGGCGGAACTGGCTGGCGATGGACTATTCCTGGAGCACGATCAGCGCTACGAACTGACGGCCGAATTCCTGACCATCTGGAAGGACTTGATGGCGGGCGCCGACGTGAGTTTTGCCGGCCGATACCTCCGCGTCGAGAGCGCCAAGCTCGCCTTCCCGCCGGCCCAGACGCCTCATCCGCCGCTGTATTTCGGCGGCTCGTCGCCGGCGGCCCACGCGGTCGCCGCGGAGCATGTCGATCACTATCTCAGTTGGGGCGAGCCGGTTGCAGACGTGGCGCGAAAAATTGCCGACCTGCGTATACGGGCCGAGCGGTTCGGACGCGTCTTGCGCTATGGCCTGCGCATCCATGTGATCGTCCGGGAAACCGAACGGGAGGCCTGGGACGCGGCCGAAGCACTCATCCGTCATGTCGGCGATGAAGCCATCGCCGCGGCGCTGCGCGCCTACGCTCAGTCGGACTCCGAGGGGCAGCGCCGCATGACCCAGTTGCACGGCGGTTCCCGCGACAGGCTGGAAGTCGCGCCCAATCTGTGGGCCGGGGTGGGTTTGGTGCGCGGTGGGGCGGGCACCGCCCTGGTGGGCGACCCGCAGACCGTCGCCGCCCGTTTGCAGGAATATGCCGATCTAGGCATCGACACCTTCGTGTTGTCTGGCTATCCGCATCTGGAAGAGGCCTACCGGGTGGCGGAATTGCTGTTTCCGCTTTTGCCGGTCAGTCGAACCGCCGGACAGACCGCGGCCGAACCGGTATTCCATCTGAGTCCCGTGGGCGACACCGGCAAGGTGGAACTCAAGGCCAAGACGGGATGA
- a CDS encoding response regulator transcription factor, with amino-acid sequence MSAHYRSTESKARILIVDDHPIVRQGVAQLINSQPDLHLCCEAENAEQAFAAMEACRHDLAIVDISLPGLSGIELIKALKQRYGDFPVLVISMHEESVYGERALRAGAKGYIMKQEAIQSILQALRQILDGGIYLSPSMQTLILSGLTGNRGANGEHPVASLSDREFEILHLMGMGLTTNQIARQLNRSIKTIETHRAAIKIKLGIPSSSQLFKFAVQWVEKQV; translated from the coding sequence GTGTCAGCACATTACCGGAGCACGGAATCCAAAGCCAGAATTCTGATCGTCGACGATCATCCCATCGTCCGCCAGGGCGTTGCCCAGCTCATCAACTCGCAGCCCGACCTGCATTTGTGCTGCGAAGCCGAAAACGCCGAACAGGCTTTTGCTGCTATGGAGGCCTGCCGCCACGACCTGGCCATCGTGGACATTTCCCTGCCGGGCCTGTCCGGCATCGAACTGATCAAGGCGCTCAAACAGCGTTATGGCGATTTCCCCGTGCTGGTGATTTCCATGCATGAAGAGTCGGTATACGGTGAACGCGCCCTGCGTGCCGGTGCGAAAGGCTACATCATGAAACAGGAAGCCATCCAGAGCATTCTTCAAGCGCTGCGCCAGATACTCGATGGCGGGATCTACCTGAGCCCCTCCATGCAGACCTTGATCCTGTCCGGGCTCACGGGCAACCGCGGAGCCAACGGGGAGCATCCCGTCGCCAGTCTCAGTGACCGCGAGTTCGAAATCCTGCATCTGATGGGCATGGGCTTGACCACCAACCAGATCGCCCGGCAATTGAACCGCAGCATCAAGACGATCGAGACGCACCGGGCGGCCATCAAAATCAAATTGGGGATACCCTCGTCGAGTCAGCTGTTCAAGTTCGCCGTCCAGTGGGTGGAAAAGCAAGTCTGA
- a CDS encoding D-alanyl-D-alanine carboxypeptidase family protein: MTKIEARNTCGAGADTILERLGLTPADLTARGLRIYPEAESLEVVETGDDGREHLLIPEAAGAWRGLKQAALDDGIPLFIVSAFRSVGRQEEIVRRKLDAGLAVADILSVSAPPGYSEHHTGCAVDVSTPGSPLLEESFEETPAFRWLASQAGRFGFHLSYPRGNACGYDYEPWHWCFRAPE; the protein is encoded by the coding sequence ATGACCAAGATAGAAGCTCGGAATACCTGCGGTGCCGGTGCCGATACCATTCTCGAACGACTCGGCCTGACCCCGGCGGATCTGACCGCTCGTGGTCTGCGGATTTATCCGGAGGCGGAGAGCCTGGAGGTGGTCGAAACTGGCGACGACGGCAGGGAGCACCTTCTGATACCGGAGGCAGCCGGCGCGTGGCGCGGCCTCAAGCAGGCGGCGCTCGACGACGGCATCCCGCTGTTCATCGTCTCCGCCTTCCGCAGCGTCGGGCGGCAGGAAGAAATCGTCCGGCGCAAGCTCGATGCCGGATTGGCGGTCGCGGACATCCTGAGCGTGTCCGCACCGCCCGGTTACAGCGAGCATCACACCGGTTGCGCGGTCGACGTTTCCACACCCGGCAGCCCCCTGCTCGAAGAGTCGTTCGAGGAAACCCCGGCATTCCGCTGGCTGGCGAGCCAGGCCGGACGTTTCGGGTTCCACCTGTCCTATCCCAGAGGCAATGCCTGCGGCTACGACTACGAGCCGTGGCATTGGTGTTTCAGGGCACCGGAATAG
- a CDS encoding IPT/TIG domain-containing protein, which translates to MKKASRIALPILLVVLSAWSGAGMAGRGTSGGIRAPAPIVLSTSVDHQKNVMTIVGTNFGNEAPSVKLGGKNLEVVRHSATEIVVNIPPITQTSTFLLTVTNSGINQTPSADFNAVIFATAD; encoded by the coding sequence ATGAAGAAAGCGAGTCGTATTGCACTACCCATCCTGCTGGTCGTCCTGTCGGCCTGGTCGGGGGCCGGCATGGCCGGCCGCGGCACTTCCGGAGGCATCAGGGCGCCGGCGCCGATCGTGCTGAGCACCTCGGTCGACCATCAAAAGAATGTAATGACCATCGTAGGCACGAACTTCGGAAATGAAGCACCCAGTGTCAAGCTGGGCGGTAAAAACCTGGAGGTCGTCCGCCATTCCGCGACCGAAATCGTGGTCAACATTCCGCCCATCACCCAGACCTCGACCTTCCTGCTGACCGTCACAAACAGCGGAATCAATCAAACGCCGTCCGCCGATTTCAATGCGGTGATATTTGCCACTGCCGATTAG